In Candidatus Hydrogenedentota bacterium, the sequence GCATGAATACATTCGAACATATTCCTAGATAAAAGAATACGTGTTTCTTCATCCGTCGTCAAGGACCGCTAGCTGAGCTGCATCCGTCTCGATGACGGTTTCAAAGATCGCTGTTTGAAAGAAAACGCCGTCGTTATTCGTGTCGCATGTCCCGCGAAGCACTCGATTTGCGGCCGGCGGCGGTGCGCAATACGAGGAAGCGTGCGACTGCAAAGGATACAATGAACAAAACTGGGCTCTCGCGCGACTTATCTTCTGAAGTATGAGCAAGCAGGAACACATAGCCAACGATTTGCTGGTTCTGCGGGCGCAGGACGGCGATGCAGGCGCAATGGAACAGCTTGTGGATGCGTGGCAATCGCGGTTGTGGGCATTTGCACGGGTGTTGACGCGAGATGATGCGGAAGCCTGGGACGTGCTGCAAGAAGCCTGGCTGGCCGTGGTGAGCGGCTTGCGGCACTTGCACGACCCCTCGCGGTTTCGTCCGTGGATTTTTCGAATTGTGCGGCACAAAGCCACCGACCGGATACGCATGCGGCAACGCCAGCGCAGACTCGAAAGCGAACAGATGGAGCGGGTTGCGAGTGAGAGAACCTATGCAGACACCGATATGCGCGACATGCTGGGCGCGCTGCCCGATCAGAGCGGCAGTCTTCTGGCGCTCCATTATCTCGAAGGCTTCGACTACGAGGAACTCGCCGCGATACTCGAGGTGCCACTCGGCACCGTGAAGTCGCGCCTGTATAAGGCAAGGCAAGACCTCAAAACCATGTTGGAACAGGGCCATGGATGAATTCGATCGACATATTCGCGAAAGGCTGATGACAATGCCTCCCGCTTGGGAAAGCCGTACATCCGATGTTAAGGAAAGGGTAAAAGCCATGTACGAGGAAAAGAGAAAGAAAGCGGCTACGTGGACGTGGATTGGCACGGCAATCGGCATCGCCCTGCTGCTGCTAGGCGTGGTTGCGCTCATCATCGGTCTCGTTGAAGGCAACGCGTCTGTCACGGTAATTGGCGCCATGATGTTTCTCTTTGGCGACGGATGGATGACCGGAAGCAAGCTGCTTTATTGGACGTGGAACACGCGATTCCAGCTCGAACGCGACATCAAAGAGGTTCACGTGGACGTATTGAGCGTGCTCGAGCGAATCGAACGCCTCGAACATGCCGCGACTGCGAAGACCGCTCCGAACGGCAACTAGTCCGCACTTCCACGCACAGCATCGCGGCGTTGCATCGCAAACGCACATCCTCCAGAATGGGCGCCGTAATCCGAAATACAGCTGACTAAAGGCGACCCTATCCATGAAGAAGACCGCTGTGACGTTAGTCTGCTTTATCTTCGTGTTGACGCCCCGGGGGGATTCACAAACAACGTCACTCTCGGGAGAGCTTCGGAAGTGGCGGCCGGTGACGCTTACATTTCACGGACCGGATACCTCCGAAACCGCAGCGCAGAATCCGTTCGCGGACTATCGGTTGACAGTCCGCTTCTCGCATGAAGGCCGGACCGTTGCCGTGCCCGGGTTCTTTGCCGCGGACGGCGATGCCGCGGAATCGGGCGCGGAAAGCGGTAGTGTGTGGAAGGCGATCTTCGTTCCGGACGAACAAGGGAAGTGGGAGTACGTCGCCGAATTCAGAACTGCCCCTGGAATAGCTGTGGCATCCGAAGACGAGAAGGGGCAACCTGCCGATTTTGATGGCACGACTGGTTCATTCGAGGTAGGCCCGATCGACAAGAACGCACCGGGATTCCTTGCTAAGGGGATGTTATGCAATTTAGGATCGCGGTACCCGCAATTCGTCGAGACGAAAGAGTACTTCATTAAAGGCGGGGCCGACAGTCCGGAAAATGTCTTGGCGTTT encodes:
- a CDS encoding sigma-70 family RNA polymerase sigma factor, whose protein sequence is MSKQEHIANDLLVLRAQDGDAGAMEQLVDAWQSRLWAFARVLTRDDAEAWDVLQEAWLAVVSGLRHLHDPSRFRPWIFRIVRHKATDRIRMRQRQRRLESEQMERVASERTYADTDMRDMLGALPDQSGSLLALHYLEGFDYEELAAILEVPLGTVKSRLYKARQDLKTMLEQGHG